The following is a genomic window from Hymenobacter monticola.
GCGTGCGCCTCAACGGCATCTTGCGGCTGCCCACAGGCCAGGGGCCTTTCCCGGCAGCGGTGCTGCTGCCCGAGCGCGGCGTGGATGCCAGCAACCCCCACTCGGCCGATAACCAGCTACTGAATGGCCTGGCCGACTATCTGGTACGCCAGGGCGTAGCGGTGTTGCGCCTGCACGAGCGGGGACGCGGCGGCTCGGGCGGCTCGGCGGCCACCACCACGCTAGCCGAGCGGTCGGCCGATGCCATTGCGGCCCTCAACTACCTGCGCACCCGGCCCCAGGTAGACGTTACCCGCCTAGGCCTCATCGGCCACGGCGAGGGGGCCAACGTGGCCCTGCTGGCTGGCGCGCAGCCGCTGGCGCCCACGTTTGTGGTGGCCATGGCCGCCGCGGGCCTGCCCGGCCGCGAAGTGCTGGCCACCCAGCCCGCTATGTACGGCAAGGTGCTGGGCAACGACTCGACCGACGTGCAGCGCGCCCGCAAGTATCGGCTCGACATGCTGGCTGCCGAGCAGGAAGCCGCCAAGATGCGCCTGAACGGCTCCAACGCTGCCCAGGTGCAGACCTACCTCGACCAGCAGCGCCTGCGCCAGAAAGCCGCCATGCGCCGCGACGAAGAAGCCCTCATCAAGCAGCAGCGGGCCATGCTCGAAATCGTGCGCCAAACCCCCGACAACGGCCAGGCACAGGCCATTCTGGGCAACATGCTGCGCCAG
Proteins encoded in this region:
- a CDS encoding CocE/NonD family hydrolase, whose translation is MSLASLSGTVASTLDRSEAVAVTSPAGGVRLNGILRLPTGQGPFPAAVLLPERGVDASNPHSADNQLLNGLADYLVRQGVAVLRLHERGRGGSGGSAATTTLAERSADAIAALNYLRTRPQVDVTRLGLIGHGEGANVALLAGAQPLAPTFVVAMAAAGLPGREVLATQPAMYGKVLGNDSTDVQRARKYRLDMLAAEQEAAKMRLNGSNAAQVQTYLDQQRLRQKAAMRRDEEALIKQQRAMLEIVRQTPDNGQAQAILGNMLRQRYPGIAPTDLQASVQTLTTPAYRSYLSFDPQPDLPGVKCPVLLLQGEADREVNAAANLTALRKGLRNNARVAELRYPNLNHALQFASDTPAEAASAAFNPDTPADVYKWISSQK